The following coding sequences lie in one Rothia sp. SD9660Na genomic window:
- the cydC gene encoding thiol reductant ABC exporter subunit CydC, with the protein MTAPTTSKRPPLGPHAKRNLTIFAVLTALKTLALIVFAAVLGTAITLLARMTYAVLYEGKTYESAHAEQLAVFAGNGQAQLTGIFFATPFMQPGLLSLAVTGVIALLVCAAADWSLGFYAQQAAVGAKTTIRRKLIRRVLATGGIDTPDGTGATAVLLSRGLNALDDYYTKTLTAFVSTAVVPTLLLIFIAFYDWVSALVIICTLPLIPLFMVLIGRTTAEDTARAQRDLLRLSDHIVELVKGLPVLVGLGRSRAQSKALGDLGERYRKATMYTLRSAFLSSLALELITTISVALVAVLIGLRLVEGNLGLDVALFALLLAPECYQPLRDVGTAYHQSEDGVAALRRAEAIIDQPIPHATVAPGGDRISVRQLSVAYPGRDRTLTGVSFTLRHGTTTAITGPSGCGKTTLLSVLGGALRNDLVPTGTTEPVHVSGLVSGTGSTVWISQSPTFIAPTALAEVALYATVTRGEGALEGINYASTLLDDSVAFTAEDRDYFTSFLHSVGLADLADLPPEALSAGQMRRLAIARALARVATLQAQDERVTVLIDEPTAHLDPVSAAKVNVALAALQETGATLIIVTHDTALAAATNNLLQATSKPHGVTWELTAQNTDGLGGYALATLADAVATGELEDSAPVQAVASSTEQAAEPVAAGVLKTLRHLGELTGIRKRDMALPILLSVLTVVFAVSLTALSGWLIVRAAEQPAMMYLLVAVTGVRFFGLGRATSRYAERLRTHNLVLGAANTLRVRAWDAAGRTVLSVRSLLRGDKILDRLVGDIDELRDAIPRVILPVAAHLIVMLLVLGVTAWATPQALLPVAVAALVATFLLPLIVLRADERADAVARRETSAMLRLGVSALDAATDLHNNGLDQTVALAVSRQDGYAQASRLKSSRAIGIGQGLMVVTWWGAALAVIASVWPAVEAGDVTAPTAAIVILMMTGLFETTAAHLDAIRGWPAFAALVARTRANFETVDAAAAAEGEEAGKGEIRDILGDPGIGAKNRAAHKSITLELDSLATRWPDMEQPVFTGLSASVSSGQWLGITGSSGSGKTTALATLLGFLPVEQGQIRVNGRAFDAQSLRGYAAWCPQSAYIFESTIANNLAIARSADERPTEEEMYEVLDRVGLGDFVRSLPAGLQTLVGAGGSYVSGGQRQRIAIARTLLVDSPLLLMDEPTAHLDAPAAVALINEVARGTKRAPGQKLKGKTKLPAVVLVSHRAEDIAACDTVVKLR; encoded by the coding sequence ATGACCGCCCCCACAACGAGCAAGCGGCCCCCGCTGGGGCCCCACGCCAAGAGAAACCTCACCATTTTTGCAGTGCTCACCGCACTCAAAACCCTGGCGCTCATTGTCTTTGCCGCGGTGCTGGGCACCGCCATCACCCTGCTAGCCCGTATGACCTATGCGGTGCTCTACGAGGGCAAAACCTACGAGTCTGCCCACGCCGAGCAGCTTGCCGTCTTCGCCGGTAACGGCCAGGCCCAGCTCACCGGTATCTTCTTTGCCACCCCCTTCATGCAGCCGGGGCTGCTGTCCCTGGCGGTCACCGGCGTCATTGCGCTCCTGGTGTGCGCGGCAGCCGACTGGTCCTTGGGCTTCTACGCCCAGCAGGCAGCGGTGGGTGCCAAAACCACTATCCGCCGCAAACTCATCCGCCGCGTTCTTGCCACCGGCGGTATCGACACCCCCGACGGTACCGGTGCCACCGCCGTCCTGCTTTCCCGCGGCCTCAACGCCCTGGATGACTACTACACCAAGACTCTTACTGCCTTTGTCTCCACGGCAGTAGTGCCCACTCTGCTGCTCATCTTCATCGCCTTCTACGACTGGGTCTCAGCCCTGGTCATCATCTGCACCCTGCCGCTGATACCCCTCTTCATGGTGCTCATCGGCCGGACCACAGCAGAAGACACCGCCCGCGCCCAGCGCGACCTGCTGCGCCTGTCAGACCACATCGTCGAACTGGTCAAAGGCCTGCCCGTGCTGGTGGGTCTGGGGCGCTCGCGGGCCCAGTCCAAGGCGCTGGGCGATCTGGGGGAGCGATACCGCAAGGCCACCATGTACACCCTGCGCTCGGCCTTCCTCTCATCGCTGGCCCTGGAACTGATTACCACCATCTCGGTAGCCCTGGTAGCGGTGCTGATTGGCCTGCGCCTAGTGGAGGGAAACCTGGGGCTAGACGTCGCCCTCTTCGCCCTGCTGCTGGCCCCCGAGTGCTACCAGCCCCTGCGCGATGTGGGCACCGCCTACCATCAGTCTGAGGACGGCGTGGCAGCCCTCCGCCGCGCCGAGGCCATCATCGACCAGCCCATTCCCCACGCCACCGTCGCCCCCGGCGGCGACCGCATCTCGGTGCGACAGCTCTCTGTCGCCTACCCGGGCCGCGACCGCACCCTCACCGGCGTGAGCTTCACTCTGCGCCACGGAACCACTACCGCAATTACCGGCCCTTCCGGCTGCGGCAAAACCACCCTGCTCTCGGTACTGGGTGGGGCTCTGCGCAACGACCTGGTACCCACCGGCACCACCGAACCGGTGCACGTCTCCGGCCTGGTATCTGGCACAGGCTCCACCGTCTGGATTAGCCAGTCACCCACCTTCATCGCCCCCACCGCCCTGGCAGAGGTCGCCCTCTATGCCACCGTAACCCGCGGTGAAGGTGCCCTCGAAGGTATCAACTACGCCTCAACCCTGCTCGATGACTCCGTTGCCTTCACCGCTGAGGACCGCGACTACTTCACCTCCTTCCTACACTCAGTAGGGCTGGCTGATCTCGCCGACCTGCCGCCGGAAGCCCTCTCAGCTGGCCAGATGCGCCGTCTTGCTATTGCCCGTGCCCTGGCTCGCGTCGCCACCCTACAGGCCCAGGATGAGCGCGTCACCGTACTGATTGACGAACCTACCGCCCACCTCGACCCGGTATCAGCGGCCAAGGTGAACGTCGCCCTCGCTGCCCTGCAGGAAACCGGCGCAACCCTGATTATCGTCACCCACGATACCGCCCTGGCTGCCGCCACCAACAACCTGCTCCAGGCGACTTCAAAGCCCCACGGCGTTACCTGGGAGCTCACCGCCCAGAACACCGACGGGCTGGGCGGCTACGCTCTTGCGACCCTGGCGGACGCCGTCGCCACCGGCGAGCTCGAAGACTCGGCCCCCGTGCAGGCTGTTGCAAGCTCAACCGAACAGGCGGCAGAGCCAGTCGCGGCAGGCGTCCTGAAAACCCTGCGCCACCTGGGGGAGCTCACCGGCATCCGCAAGCGCGACATGGCCCTGCCTATCCTGCTGTCGGTACTCACCGTGGTCTTTGCTGTCAGCCTTACCGCGCTTTCCGGCTGGCTCATCGTGCGCGCCGCTGAGCAGCCCGCCATGATGTACCTGCTGGTAGCCGTTACCGGCGTCCGCTTCTTTGGCCTGGGCCGGGCGACCTCCCGCTACGCCGAGCGTCTGCGCACCCACAACCTGGTGCTGGGGGCGGCTAATACCCTGCGCGTGCGCGCCTGGGATGCTGCTGGCCGTACCGTCCTGTCGGTGCGCTCCCTGCTGCGAGGCGACAAGATTCTTGACCGACTGGTCGGCGACATCGATGAGCTGCGCGACGCTATCCCGCGCGTCATCCTGCCGGTTGCTGCCCACCTGATTGTGATGCTACTGGTGCTGGGCGTGACGGCCTGGGCTACCCCACAGGCTCTACTTCCGGTCGCGGTTGCCGCCCTGGTAGCAACTTTCCTGCTCCCGCTGATTGTGCTTCGCGCCGATGAACGTGCGGACGCCGTCGCCCGCCGAGAAACCTCAGCCATGCTGCGCCTGGGCGTCTCTGCTCTCGATGCTGCCACCGACCTGCACAACAACGGTCTTGACCAAACCGTTGCCCTGGCTGTTTCTCGTCAGGACGGCTACGCCCAGGCCTCCCGTCTCAAGAGCTCCCGGGCTATCGGAATTGGGCAGGGTCTCATGGTCGTGACCTGGTGGGGCGCGGCTCTGGCTGTGATTGCCAGCGTCTGGCCTGCCGTTGAAGCCGGTGACGTTACCGCGCCGACCGCAGCTATCGTCATTTTGATGATGACCGGCCTGTTTGAGACCACCGCAGCCCACCTGGACGCCATTCGAGGCTGGCCCGCCTTCGCTGCCTTGGTTGCTCGCACCCGCGCTAATTTTGAGACCGTGGACGCTGCCGCTGCAGCTGAGGGCGAGGAAGCCGGTAAGGGCGAGATTCGAGATATCCTGGGCGACCCCGGTATTGGGGCTAAGAACCGTGCCGCCCATAAGTCCATCACCCTGGAACTGGATTCGCTGGCTACCCGCTGGCCCGATATGGAGCAGCCTGTTTTTACCGGCCTGTCAGCGTCTGTATCGTCGGGGCAGTGGCTGGGTATCACCGGCTCCTCTGGCTCGGGCAAGACAACTGCTTTGGCTACCCTGTTGGGCTTCTTGCCCGTTGAGCAGGGGCAGATTCGGGTGAACGGTCGTGCCTTTGATGCCCAGTCTTTGCGCGGGTATGCGGCCTGGTGCCCCCAGTCTGCCTATATCTTTGAGTCCACTATCGCTAATAACCTGGCGATTGCCCGTTCGGCAGACGAGCGCCCCACAGAGGAAGAGATGTACGAGGTGCTTGACCGGGTAGGGCTGGGTGATTTTGTGCGGTCCCTGCCTGCTGGCCTGCAGACCCTGGTGGGGGCTGGCGGTTCTTATGTGTCGGGTGGTCAGCGTCAGCGTATTGCGATTGCCCGCACCCTGCTGGTGGATTCGCCCCTGCTGCTGATGGATGAGCCGACCGCTCACCTCGATGCTCCCGCTGCGGTGGCTCTGATTAATGAGGTTGCCCGCGGTACTAAGCGCGCCCCCGGCCAGAAGCTCAAGGGCAAGACCAAGTTGCCTGCGGTCGTCCTGGTCTCCCACCGTGCCGAAGATATCGCCGCGTGCGATACCGTGGTGAAGCTTCGATAG
- the cydB gene encoding cytochrome d ubiquinol oxidase subunit II, which translates to MFELFADQPLLPTLWFAVIGFFWVGYIILDGFDLGVGMLMSRIFAKNEKERRLLLNTIGPVWDGNEVWVVTAGAATFAAFPLWYASLFSALYIPLTLALLALIFRAVAIEYRGKKDSERWIAGWTLAISLGSFFIAFLVGALLALTSTGLPINANGDRVGGAFAWLTPAVFMGGLAMVGVSLVMGLAFIALKTDGEVRHRAGAALVKFSPLLVLPVVVWVIYMQVTTGNGISYALTVLAVLALAAAWFFASRRSEGKAFSGFAVFVGFGVLAIFLALYPNVLPSTLDEAYNLTIANASSSEYTLQVMSWVGLFGIPILLVYQSWTYWVFRKRLRVESIPDAHDATELATRVTRASAHNA; encoded by the coding sequence ATGTTTGAGCTTTTTGCTGACCAGCCTCTTCTGCCGACTCTCTGGTTCGCCGTCATCGGTTTCTTCTGGGTGGGGTACATCATTCTGGACGGTTTCGACCTGGGCGTAGGTATGCTCATGAGCCGAATCTTCGCCAAGAACGAGAAAGAACGCCGCCTGCTGCTGAACACCATCGGCCCCGTCTGGGACGGTAACGAGGTATGGGTTGTTACCGCTGGTGCAGCCACCTTCGCAGCTTTCCCGCTCTGGTACGCCTCCCTCTTCTCGGCCCTCTACATCCCGCTGACCCTGGCCCTGCTGGCCCTGATTTTCCGCGCAGTCGCTATCGAGTACCGCGGTAAGAAGGACTCTGAGCGCTGGATTGCAGGTTGGACGCTAGCTATCTCACTGGGCTCCTTCTTCATCGCCTTCCTGGTCGGCGCCTTGCTGGCCCTGACTTCCACCGGTTTGCCCATCAACGCTAACGGTGACCGCGTGGGCGGTGCCTTTGCCTGGCTGACCCCCGCTGTCTTTATGGGTGGTCTGGCCATGGTCGGTGTTTCCCTGGTCATGGGTCTTGCCTTCATTGCGCTAAAGACCGACGGCGAGGTGCGCCACCGCGCCGGTGCTGCCCTGGTCAAGTTCTCACCCCTGCTGGTGCTCCCGGTTGTTGTCTGGGTCATCTACATGCAGGTGACCACCGGTAACGGCATCTCCTACGCCCTGACCGTACTCGCCGTGCTGGCTCTTGCCGCTGCCTGGTTCTTCGCCAGCCGCAGGAGCGAGGGCAAGGCCTTCTCTGGCTTTGCGGTCTTTGTGGGCTTCGGCGTCCTGGCCATCTTCCTGGCCCTGTACCCCAACGTCCTGCCCTCAACCCTCGATGAGGCCTACAACCTCACCATCGCCAACGCGTCAAGCTCCGAGTATACCCTGCAGGTGATGAGCTGGGTCGGTCTCTTCGGCATCCCGATTCTGCTTGTCTACCAGAGCTGGACCTACTGGGTCTTCCGCAAGCGCCTGCGCGTTGAGAGCATCCCCGATGCCCACGACGCCACCGAGCTGGCCACCCGCGTCACTCGTGCAAGCGCCCATAACGCCTAG
- a CDS encoding cytochrome ubiquinol oxidase subunit I: MDPLELARWQFGITTVYHFMMVPLTLGLGAVVAGFYIAYVRTKKHEYKRMTKFWGKLYLINFIMGVATGLVQEFQFGMAWSEYSRFVGDVFGAPLAMEGLLAFFVESTFLGLFIFGWDKLAPKVHAACLVIAVAASWLSAYFIIVANSWMQHPVGVEMIDGRPVMTDVWAVLTNNTALVAYPHAIFGALQVAGGFLVGIAWYKLWKRRRDGIDTIGEDGKVIVGETTEGARDKTDFNVWFKSLRIGAIVGFAAFIGTALTGHHQAQLMIEQQPMKMAAAEAACHDGTGFSVLSLSSPGAQNCDEVQAVIEIPGLLSFLAYNNFTTDVPGITTLLPQYEETFGTTIPDNPELYGERAGTEVEYLPLMEVTYYGFRGMITFGGISALSFLYVLWVTRKKGEGTVPEAKWISNLAIAGILAPFGANATGWIFTEMGRQPFVVAPDPDGNPAIMMFTAAAVSPGVSGYEILFSLISLGLIYGILMVVEVYLLAKYVKAGVAAAMPELVEDPHDNDEKNDRDVLAFAY, encoded by the coding sequence ATGGACCCCCTCGAACTAGCGCGGTGGCAATTCGGTATCACCACCGTCTACCACTTTATGATGGTTCCGCTGACCCTGGGCCTGGGTGCCGTTGTAGCTGGCTTCTACATCGCCTACGTGCGAACCAAGAAGCACGAATACAAGCGCATGACCAAGTTCTGGGGCAAGCTCTACCTCATCAACTTCATCATGGGCGTTGCAACCGGCCTCGTGCAGGAATTCCAGTTCGGTATGGCCTGGAGTGAATACTCCCGCTTTGTGGGCGATGTCTTCGGCGCCCCTCTGGCGATGGAAGGCCTGCTGGCCTTCTTCGTCGAGTCCACCTTCCTGGGCCTCTTCATCTTCGGCTGGGACAAGCTCGCCCCCAAGGTGCATGCAGCCTGCCTGGTGATTGCTGTAGCGGCCTCCTGGCTCTCTGCCTACTTCATCATCGTGGCTAACTCCTGGATGCAGCACCCTGTTGGCGTTGAAATGATTGACGGCCGCCCCGTCATGACCGACGTCTGGGCCGTACTCACCAACAACACCGCCCTGGTGGCCTACCCCCACGCTATCTTCGGTGCCCTGCAGGTTGCCGGTGGCTTCCTGGTCGGTATCGCCTGGTACAAGCTCTGGAAGCGCCGCCGCGACGGCATCGACACCATCGGGGAAGACGGCAAGGTTATCGTCGGCGAAACTACCGAAGGTGCCCGCGATAAGACCGACTTCAACGTCTGGTTCAAGTCCCTGCGCATCGGCGCTATCGTTGGTTTCGCTGCCTTCATCGGTACCGCCTTGACTGGCCACCATCAGGCCCAGCTCATGATTGAGCAGCAGCCCATGAAGATGGCAGCAGCCGAAGCGGCCTGCCACGACGGCACCGGCTTCTCTGTCCTTTCTCTCTCATCACCTGGTGCCCAGAACTGTGATGAGGTCCAGGCAGTGATCGAAATTCCCGGCCTGCTCTCCTTCCTGGCCTACAACAACTTCACCACCGACGTCCCTGGCATCACCACCCTGCTGCCCCAGTACGAAGAAACCTTCGGCACCACCATCCCCGACAACCCCGAGCTCTATGGGGAGCGCGCCGGTACCGAGGTCGAGTACCTGCCCCTGATGGAAGTTACCTACTATGGCTTCCGCGGCATGATCACCTTCGGTGGTATCAGCGCCCTCTCCTTCCTCTACGTTCTGTGGGTAACCCGCAAGAAGGGCGAAGGTACTGTACCCGAAGCCAAGTGGATTTCAAACCTTGCGATCGCGGGTATTCTAGCCCCCTTCGGCGCCAATGCCACCGGCTGGATTTTCACCGAAATGGGCCGTCAGCCCTTCGTCGTTGCCCCCGACCCCGATGGTAACCCCGCCATCATGATGTTCACCGCCGCAGCAGTCTCACCCGGTGTTTCGGGCTACGAGATCCTTTTCTCGCTGATCTCCCTGGGGCTGATTTACGGCATCCTCATGGTTGTTGAGGTCTACCTGCTGGCTAAGTACGTCAAGGCAGGTGTCGCAGCGGCCATGCCCGAACTGGTCGAAGACCCGCACGATAACGACGAGAAGAACGACCGCGACGTGCTCGCGTTCGCCTACTAA